In Parasteatoda tepidariorum isolate YZ-2023 chromosome 2, CAS_Ptep_4.0, whole genome shotgun sequence, one DNA window encodes the following:
- the LOC107440805 gene encoding proton-coupled folate transporter, whose amino-acid sequence MEFKSTLMKLKMVAVEPILFSYMMIIFMESNAIQELVFVKSCIQLNNPVNISDCSYELKQNLTESVEEAAMWSKYNNCCLFFCTFLSSLFVGSWSDRFGRKFPMLIPPIGSTFAAAVNCILSVYIKTHPAFFIISSVISGLSFGSVGIIATTFGYISDFTHEQSRSKRIVILESMLFTGGTTGIYIAGLFLKHVNYDTKVNSFAQLFIFEGIVSALIVNYIAFRIPKHTSDAQSLDSHTTGLFNLKHISDSLRTVFRFREGGRRTKVLLMLFSLFLIYFGSAVQTTLGYYFVKTLGWTFQEYTLFHSIQFGVEGLALLFGLPTLLYFCHVPDHIFAALGMISRIAGFVMFGLSYTVGMVYSCAALYMLSEFPVPALRSMLSKTVNADEKGKIFAFTASLQNLCYLLGSFILTTIFTEVSFKGLCFEVVAGLQGIALIIIIYLYFTRHEYVMVYETVVNADGSVTETSYVAPDENSIY is encoded by the exons ATGGAGTTTAAGTcaactttaatgaaattaaaaatggtggCCGTTGAGCCCATATTATTCTCCTACatgatgattatttttatggaatCGAATGCTATACAGGAACTGGTTTTTGTGAAGTCGTGCATACAATTAAACAATCCAGTCAACATTAGTGACTGTAGCTACGAACTGAAACAAAACTTGACCGAATCTGTTGAAGAAGCGGCTATGTGGTCGAAGTATAACAACTGCTGTCTCTTCTTCTGCACTTTTCTGAGTTCCCTATTTGTTGGTTCTTGGAGCGATCGCTTTGGTCGAAAGTTTCCCATGCTCATACCTCCAATTGGCAGCACATTTGCAGCTGCAGTCAATTGCATTCTCTCTGTGTACATCAAAACTCACCCTGCGTTTTTCATTATAAGTTCAGTAATATCGGGTTTATCCTTTGGCAGTGTCGGCATTATTGCCACCACTTTTGGCTATATCTCCGACTTTACTCACGAGCAATCTCGATCCAAACGAATAGTGATATTAGAATCTATGTTATTTACAGGTGGGACGACAGGTATATACATAGCTGGATTGTTTTTAAAGCATGTGAATTATGACACAAAAGTGAACAGCTTTGCTCAGCTTTTTATCTTCGAAGGAATTGTATCTGCTCTTATTGTGAATTACATAGCTTTCCGTATTCCAAAACATACCTCGGATGCGCAGTCGCTCGATTCTCACACAACTGGATTGTTTAATCTGAAACATATTAGTGATTCACTTAGAACGGTATTTCGATTTCGAGAAGGGGGGCGGCGTACAAAAGTGCTGCTgatgcttttttctttattcttgatCTATTTTGGTAGTGCAG tgcaGACCACTCTAGGATACTACTTTGTTAAAACCCTGGGATGGACTTTTCAGGAATATACATTATTTCATTCCATTCAATTTGGTGTTGAAGGACTAGCATTATTGTTTGGATTACcaactttactttacttttgccATGTACCTGACCATATCTTTGCTGCTCTTGGAATGATTTCAAGAATTGCTGGCTTTGTTATGTTTGGATTGAGTTATACAGTTGGCATGGTTTATAGTT GTGCTGCATTATACATGCTTTCAGAATTTCCTGTTCCTGCCTTGCGATCCATGTTGTCCAAAACAGTTAATGCTGATGAAAAGG GGAAAATATTTGCCTTTACTGCAAGCCtgcaaaatttatgttatcTTTTGGGTTCTTTTATTCTTACAACCATATTTACAGAGGTTTCATTCAAAGGGTTGTGCTTTGAAGTTGTTGCAGGTTTACAAGGAAttgcattaataattatcat ATATCTATATTTTACAAGACATGAATATGTTATGGTCTATGAAACTGTTGTAAATG cagATGGTAGTGTCACTGAAACTTCCTATGTTGCCCCAgatgaaaattctatttattag